One window of the Dreissena polymorpha isolate Duluth1 chromosome 5, UMN_Dpol_1.0, whole genome shotgun sequence genome contains the following:
- the LOC127831410 gene encoding uncharacterized protein LOC127831410, whose product MVEIGGVQIKAIIDSGSSCNIVDRKTWEFLKRNDIKCRDEPRKTELYAYGSKEPLKTAGVFWTTIVYKGVAVDDAEFVVIEGSGQSLLSCDTAMRLGVLKIVRQMETPGISDVVNNYNELFTGLGKLKGYQLEVPIDQAVTPVVQPTRRVPYQLREKLEAKIKELLDSDVIEPDTPTA is encoded by the exons ATGGTCGAAATTGGTGGTGTACAAATAAAGGCGATCATTGATTCCGGTTCCAGCTGCAACATTGTGGATAGGAAAACGTGGGAGTTCTTGAAACGAAATGACATAAAATGCAGGGACGAGCCAAGGAAAACAGAACTGTATGCCTATGGATCTAAGGAACCACTGAAGACTGCTGGTGTATTTTGGACAACGATTGTTTACAAGGGTGTAGCGGTAGATGACGCAGAATTTGTTGTCATTGAGGGATCTGGACAGTCCTTATTAAGCTGTGATACAGCTATGCGACTTGGCGTACTTAAAATAGTGCGTCAAATGGAAACCCCGGGAATATCGGATGTTGTTAATAATTACAACGAATTATTTACGGGACTTGGAAAACTGAAAGGTTATCAACTTGAAGTGCCCATTGACCAGGCTGTAACACCTGTAGTGCAACCGACCAGACGCGTGCCATATCAGTTACGAGAGAAGTTGGAAGCTAAAATCAAAGAATTACTCGACTCAGATGTCATTGAACCC GACACGCCTACGGCATGA
- the LOC127882009 gene encoding thyrotropin-releasing hormone receptor-like isoform X2, translating to MTVPNNTTMSPIVDQHFEIFNETRSSVSSLERILIATLLSPIIVLGIVGNIFSLLVWIKGRRRKTSTARYLSALAVADILVLGIPATEFWIDNVLEIFLSDTNNVACRSLSYCLYLLPAISAWILVTVTIERTISVWCPHRVSVVCRPNIAVILVMYLPVYMGSGLRRFVNVPTNGDVPDSQDECEILTSSLFGISSLTMIFVDLCVLFVFPFIIILICNISILLKVICVKRMRRNTLQERGGQQNSSRQNILKTVTCRIIILSTAFLICNAPLLLFNALDSYESNVSVDDANVYSTVFHICMFLNNGVNFLLYCLIGSGFRKDFIGIF from the exons ATGACTGTACCGAACAATACAACAATGTCGCCAATAGTTGACCAACACTTCGAGATTTTTAATGAAACGCGAAGCAGCGTATCGTCATTGGAGAGAATTCTGATCGCAACGCTGCTGTCACCGATCATCGTGCTAGGGATTGTGGGAAATATTTTCTCCTTGTTGGTGTGGATTAAAG GCCGCCGACGTAAGACCTCGACGGCACGATACCTGTCGGCACTCGCTGTGGCCGACATTCTTGTGTTAGGAATACCCGCTACAGAGTTTTGGATTGATAACGTCCTAGAAATTTTTCTCAGCG ACACAAATAATGTCGCCTGCAGGTCTCTTTCGTACTGCCTATATCTTCTTCCTGCTATCTCGGCCTGGATCCTTGTTACTGTCACGATTGAACGCACAATCAGCGTGTGGTGTCCCCATCGCGTGAGCGTTGTTTGCCGCCCAAATATAGCCGTGATATTAGTCA TGTACCTGCCTGTTTACATGGGAAGTGGTTTACGGAGATTTGTCAACGTACCTACAAATGGCGACGTTCCGGACTCGCAGGATGAATGCGAAATTCTGACGTCATCACTATTCGGAATAAGTTCGTTAACCATGATTTTTGTTGACCTCTGTGTCCTCTTCGTTTTTCCGTTTATCATAATTCTGATTTGTAACATCTCAATCCTTTTAAAAGTTATCTGTGTAAAGCGCATGCGCAGAAACACTCTTCAAGAACGCGGAGGACAACAAAACTCTTCACGCCAGAACATTCTTAAAACTGTTACCTGTCGTATTATTATCCTTAGCACTGCGTTTTTGATTTGCAATGCTCCTCTGTTATTGTTCAACGCTTTAGACAGCTATGAGAGCAATGTTTCAGTAGACGACGCTAATGTATATAGCACCGTGTTTCATATATGCATGTTTCTCAACAATGGCGTCAATTTTCTGTTGTACTGTTTAATAGGGTCTGGATTTAGAAAAgattttattggaattttttaA
- the LOC127882009 gene encoding thyrotropin-releasing hormone receptor-like isoform X1 encodes MTVPNNTTMSPIVDQHFEIFNETRSSVSSLERILIATLLSPIIVLGIVGNIFSLLVWIKGRRRKTSTARYLSALAVADILVLGIPATEFWIDNVLEIFLSDTNNVACRSLSYCLYLLPAISAWILVTVTIERTISVWCPHRVSVVCRPNIAVILVIVFTLLLSIVYLPVYMGSGLRRFVNVPTNGDVPDSQDECEILTSSLFGISSLTMIFVDLCVLFVFPFIIILICNISILLKVICVKRMRRNTLQERGGQQNSSRQNILKTVTCRIIILSTAFLICNAPLLLFNALDSYESNVSVDDANVYSTVFHICMFLNNGVNFLLYCLIGSGFRKDFIGIF; translated from the exons ATGACTGTACCGAACAATACAACAATGTCGCCAATAGTTGACCAACACTTCGAGATTTTTAATGAAACGCGAAGCAGCGTATCGTCATTGGAGAGAATTCTGATCGCAACGCTGCTGTCACCGATCATCGTGCTAGGGATTGTGGGAAATATTTTCTCCTTGTTGGTGTGGATTAAAG GCCGCCGACGTAAGACCTCGACGGCACGATACCTGTCGGCACTCGCTGTGGCCGACATTCTTGTGTTAGGAATACCCGCTACAGAGTTTTGGATTGATAACGTCCTAGAAATTTTTCTCAGCG ACACAAATAATGTCGCCTGCAGGTCTCTTTCGTACTGCCTATATCTTCTTCCTGCTATCTCGGCCTGGATCCTTGTTACTGTCACGATTGAACGCACAATCAGCGTGTGGTGTCCCCATCGCGTGAGCGTTGTTTGCCGCCCAAATATAGCCGTGATATTAGTCA TCGTATTTACGCTGCTCTTATCCATAGTGTACCTGCCTGTTTACATGGGAAGTGGTTTACGGAGATTTGTCAACGTACCTACAAATGGCGACGTTCCGGACTCGCAGGATGAATGCGAAATTCTGACGTCATCACTATTCGGAATAAGTTCGTTAACCATGATTTTTGTTGACCTCTGTGTCCTCTTCGTTTTTCCGTTTATCATAATTCTGATTTGTAACATCTCAATCCTTTTAAAAGTTATCTGTGTAAAGCGCATGCGCAGAAACACTCTTCAAGAACGCGGAGGACAACAAAACTCTTCACGCCAGAACATTCTTAAAACTGTTACCTGTCGTATTATTATCCTTAGCACTGCGTTTTTGATTTGCAATGCTCCTCTGTTATTGTTCAACGCTTTAGACAGCTATGAGAGCAATGTTTCAGTAGACGACGCTAATGTATATAGCACCGTGTTTCATATATGCATGTTTCTCAACAATGGCGTCAATTTTCTGTTGTACTGTTTAATAGGGTCTGGATTTAGAAAAgattttattggaattttttaA